Proteins encoded together in one Tripterygium wilfordii isolate XIE 37 chromosome 14, ASM1340144v1, whole genome shotgun sequence window:
- the LOC120015262 gene encoding uncharacterized protein LOC120015262 — protein MSAGDESSCDYSRLYLLIHETLLPHIEFEMIVLTKEKEKDLLIALSQVFRKIQMWTCELDENSDEDVAEKATCEKRCLELQSYGHPYLTYILADLVTVLKIDCQYVQHLAGNVLVIIAEFLAASGRKWNIFIQLLCICLELAIANISISFAPSTAGADVSYFDSSSFFAVVSLKLKNATWTTVAGIIRVLRSILKNIKQDCENQLVEIYVHSISSCILNLPWDSLDGNILGQKDDAPRRGIESFLINNVDENEPRVIFLGNLIQLLCSLVEQIIFMQVKGGSLECSVLRIIVNLIPKLLSWCLGKQGDCVNMPVSEYFRHKLLMLMIRLSFQNCLEYSIFVSWLQLLHQFYPEFLLKPIAESESVPKDSLEGSPFLSGISDGELYGMHSCHLQRQAIFLFLRCSISLINQKGETDKHSEYATPNSCLTFGSSSDLDSCSRKKGLSELHKWLQKQLPNDMIVDYRRYWGTCINFSTAFLQLFMHEDDLLFKVLFELLSVPLSTEEKFHEENWACQDVKENIVFHVSNIFNPVHIFHLFLAELHYDHEVLLDYLISKDTGVSCAEYLLRCLRIICNSWHLFVEFSVNEQTISQTSCKKRKTIFDADSQPRLSSASVMDVLPSREKERRKGDEIGCKHYKTSGQPFKEGKDCLLSLKKSVENLHGKNLFPYNPEVLLKRLTRFQELCFIQWNYDQARTARTS, from the exons GAATTCGAGATGATTGTTTTGAcgaaagagaaggagaaagaTCTTCTTATTGCTCTTTCTCAG GTTTTCAGGAAGATTCAGATGTGGACGTGTGAACTTGATGAAAATTCAGATGAG GATGTGGCAGAAAAAGCTACCTGTGAGAAGAGATGCTTGGAACTGCAATCTTATGGCCATCCCTACTTAACTTATATTCTAGCTGACTTG GTAACTGTGCTGAAGATTGACTGTCAATATGTGCAACATTTGGCTGGCAATGTTCTTGTAATCATTGCTGAATTTTTAGCAGCTTCG GGCAGGAAATGGAATATTTTCATTCAGTTGTTATGCATTTGTCTGGAGTTGGCAATCGCGAACATATCCATTTCTTTTGCACCTTCAACAGCTGGAGCTGATGTCTCGTATTTTGATTCATCAAGTTTTTTTGCAGTCGTAAGTCTTAAATTGAAAAATGCTACCTGGACCACCGTGGCAGGAATTATTCGAGTTTTACGCAGtatattgaaaaatataaaacaagacTGTGAGAACCAACTTGTTGAAATATACGTACATTCTATCAGTTCTTGTATTTTAAATTTGCCTTGGGATTCTTTGGATGGCAATATTCTTGGTCAGAAAGACGATGCACCAAGAAGAGGTATCGAGTCTTTTCTTATCAACAATGTGGATGAAAATGAGCCAAGAGTGATCTTTCTGGGGAATTTAATTCAGTTGCTCTGTTCATTGGTTGAGCAAATAATTTTCATGCAAGTAAAAGGTGGTTCACTGGAATGCTCGGTTTTACGCATAATCGTTAATCTCATACCTAAACTTCTATCTTGGTGCCTCGGCAAGCAAGGGGATTGTGTTAACATGCCAGTCTCTGAGTACTTCAGACACAAGCTACTG ATGCTAATGATCAGACTTAGTTTCCAAAATTGCCTGGAATATTCcatttttgtttcatggttGCAACTTCTCCATCAGTTCTATCCAGAATTTCTGTTGAAACCCATAGCTGAAAGTGAGTCTGTTCCAAAGGACAGTCTCGAAGGTTCTCCATTTCTTTCTGGCATTTCTGATGGAGAATTATACGGAATGCATTCTTGTCATTTACAAAGACAGgctattttccttttcttaagGTGTTCTATCAGCTTGATTAATCAGAAAGGAGAAACTGACAAGCATAGTGAATATGCAACTCCCAACTCATGCTTGACCTTTGGCTCAAGTTCAGACTTGGATTCTTGCAGTAGGAAGAAAGGCTTATCAGAGCTACATAAATGGCTTCAAAAGCAGCTTCCAAATGATATGATTGTTGACTACAGAAGGTATTGGGGGACGTGTATCAATTTTTCCACAGCCTTCCTCCAACTATTTATGCATGAG GATGATTTGCTATTTAAAGTGCTCTTTGAACTGCTCAGTGTACCGTTGTCTACAGAAGAAAA GTTTCATGAAGAAAATTGGGCATGTCAGGATGTGAAAGAAAATATTGTTTTTCATGTGTCCAACATTTTCAATCCTGTACATATATTCCATCTATTCCTGGCAGAG TTGCACTATGATCACGAAGTGCTACTTGATTACCTTATATCAAAAGACACGGGAGTCAGTTGTGCAGAGTATCTTTTAAG GTGCTTGCGTATAATATGTAATTCGTGGCACTTATTTGTGGAATTCTCTGTAAATGAGCAAACTATAAGTCAAACATcttgcaagaaaagaaaaactatatTTGACGCTGATTCTCAGCCAAGGCTATCATCTGCATCTGTGATGGATGTTCTTCCCTCGAGGGAGAAGGAAAGGAGAAAAGGTGATGAAATTGGCTGCAAACACTATAAAACTAGCGGCCAGCCTTTCAAGGAAGGCAAAGATTGTTTGCTTTCCTTGAAAAAATCTGTGGAAAATCTTCATGGGAAGAATTTATTTCCATACAATCCTGAAGTATTACTCAAACG tTTGACAAGATTTCAGGAGCTCTGCTTTATACAATGGAACTACGACCAAGCAAGGACAGCAAGAACTTCGTAA
- the LOC120015237 gene encoding transcription factor HHO5-like has product MDLNLDLSLGYVPRTISDLLREVSAATETSLKLSKLDEYVEGLEDELRKIEAFKRELPLSMILLNDAIVRLKEEAMQWRELNDRPPLMEEIRPLKGKSGEDGGVILEKKDQKNWMSSAQLWRTNINSDQKKQDPISEVALRSEEDDQLGAVSQLCKHGSKGGAFVGFKGTEKEAAPQVPALSLMPPMSSSYVRVKIQSKHEQPQQQQQTQRKQRRCWSQELHRRFVDALQQLGGTQVATPKQIRDLMQVDGLTNDEVKSHLQKYRLHVRKLPASVAGPENGLSVEQSQCKDHSETNGSPQGPLSAGGSGSGPGGDSMEGEGERSDG; this is encoded by the exons ATGGACCTGAACTTGGATTTGTCTCTGGGTTATGTCCCCAGAACCATCAGTGACCTTCTCAGGGAAGTTTCAGCTGCAACAGAGACTTCGCTCAAATTGTCAAAGCTTGATGAGTACGTGGAAGGATTGGAAGATGAATTGAGAAAGATCGAAGCTTTTAAGCGTGAGCTTCCTCTTAGTATGATCCTCTTAAACGATG CTATTGTGAGATTAAAGGAGGAGGCAATGCAGTGGAGGGAATTGAATGATCGGCCTCCTTTGATGGAGGAGATTCGGCCATTGAAAGGCAAATCAGGTGAAGATGGAGGGGTAATTTTGGAAAAGAAAGATCAGAAGAACTGGATGAGCTCTGCTCAGCTTTGGCGCACTAACATCAACTCCGATCAGAAAAAACAAGACCCAATATCAGAAGTCGCACTG AGAAGCGAAGAAGACGATCAGTTAGGTGCTGTGAGCCAGCTATGTAAACATGGAAGCAAGGGAGGGGCATTTGTGGGTTTCAAAGGGACTGAAAAGGAGGCTGCTCCACAAGTTCCAGCTCTTTCTCTCATGCCACCAATGTCTTCTTCATATGTTCGAGTGAAGATACAAAGTAAACATGAACAACCCCAACAGCAGCAACAGACACAGAGGAAGCAGAGGCGGTGCTGGTCACAGGAACTTCATCGGCGATTTGTTGATGCACTTCAACAACTTGGGGGTACTCAAG TGGCTACCCCTAAACAGATAAGGGACCTTATGCAAGTGGATGGCTTAACCAATGATGAAGTTAAAAGTCATCTACAA AAATACCGACTTCATGTTCGAAAACTTCCAGCTTCTGTAGCAGGTCCTGAAAATGGCTTATCAGTGGAACAAAGCCAATGCAAAGACCACTCAGAAACTAATGGCTCTCCACAGGGTCCCCTCAGTGCAGGTGGTTCTGGCTCTGGCCCTGGAGGAGACAGTATGGAAGGGGAGGGCGAGAGATCGGACGGATGA
- the LOC120015238 gene encoding autophagy-related protein 101-like isoform X1, protein MNCEVCQLKELDVEHFEIREVLRCILHTIVFHRALGLVRPKDIDLELFEITYVQCGDVEVEKKLDEKIDQFISWVEKHPNKKRQVCISFYERKNKQHPWYKKIERLYWEQWHVNLNVTQHPKAHSSKSHHSKVVVDPGEGRSEDRSVRRAALEASLREVLFQIIKFVNEKKDHVPPITDGVMYFPYEITIPSFTDQLIIWCYYSVRQILPWTCLRGCFKLVTQPCSADYRSRQAE, encoded by the exons ATGAACTGCGAAGTCTGTCAACTAAAAGAACTG GATGTGGAGCACTTCGAGATACGGGAAGTTCTTCGCT GCATACTACACACCATTGTATTTCATCGGGCTTTAGGTCTCGTAAGGCCTAAAGACATTGACTTGGAACTTTTTGAAATCACATAT GTCCAATGTGGGGATgtagaagttgaaaagaaacttGATGAGAAGATTGACCAGTTCATAAGTTGGGTCGAGAAACACCCAAACAAGAAACGTCAG GTGTGCATATCTTTCtatgaaaggaaaaacaaacaGCATCCGTGGTACAAAAAAATTGAACGATTATATTGGGAGCAGTGGCATGTAAATTTGAATGTGACACAGCATCCAAAGGCACATTCTAGCAAGTCTCATCATTCCAAAGTGGTTGTTGACCCAGGAG AGGGGAGATCAGAAGATAGAAGTGTGAGGAGGGCTGCACTGGAAGCTTCTCTTCGTgaggttttgtttcaaataataaaatttgtcAATGAGAAGAAGGATCACGTTCCCCCCATTACTGATGGCGTCATGTACTTTCCATATGAAATTACTATCCCAAG CTTCACTGATCAGTTGATAATCTGGTGCTATTACTCAGTTCGTCAGATTCTGCCATGGACATGTTTAAGAGGATGCTTCAAACTGGTCACCCAACCATGCTCAGCTGATTATCGGAGTCGACAAGCAGAATAA
- the LOC120015238 gene encoding autophagy-related protein 101-like isoform X2, which yields MNCEVCQLKELDVEHFEIREVLRCILHTIVFHRALGLVRPKDIDLELFEITYVQCGDVEVEKKLDEKIDQFISWVEKHPNKKRQVCISFYERKNKQHPWYKKIERLYWEQWHVNLNVTQHPKAHSSKSHHSKVVVDPGEGRSEDRSVRRAALEASLREVLFQIIKFVNEKKDHVPPITDGVMYFPYEITIPSSSDSAMDMFKRMLQTGHPTMLS from the exons ATGAACTGCGAAGTCTGTCAACTAAAAGAACTG GATGTGGAGCACTTCGAGATACGGGAAGTTCTTCGCT GCATACTACACACCATTGTATTTCATCGGGCTTTAGGTCTCGTAAGGCCTAAAGACATTGACTTGGAACTTTTTGAAATCACATAT GTCCAATGTGGGGATgtagaagttgaaaagaaacttGATGAGAAGATTGACCAGTTCATAAGTTGGGTCGAGAAACACCCAAACAAGAAACGTCAG GTGTGCATATCTTTCtatgaaaggaaaaacaaacaGCATCCGTGGTACAAAAAAATTGAACGATTATATTGGGAGCAGTGGCATGTAAATTTGAATGTGACACAGCATCCAAAGGCACATTCTAGCAAGTCTCATCATTCCAAAGTGGTTGTTGACCCAGGAG AGGGGAGATCAGAAGATAGAAGTGTGAGGAGGGCTGCACTGGAAGCTTCTCTTCGTgaggttttgtttcaaataataaaatttgtcAATGAGAAGAAGGATCACGTTCCCCCCATTACTGATGGCGTCATGTACTTTCCATATGAAATTACTATCCCAAG TTCGTCAGATTCTGCCATGGACATGTTTAAGAGGATGCTTCAAACTGGTCACCCAACCATGCTCAGCTGA
- the LOC120015238 gene encoding autophagy-related protein 101-like isoform X3, which translates to MNCEVCQLKELDVEHFEIREVLRCILHTIVFHRALGLVRPKDIDLELFEITYVQCGDVEVEKKLDEKIDQFISWVEKHPNKKRQVCISFYERKNKQHPWYKKIERLYWEQWHVNLNVTQHPKAHSSKSHHSKVVVDPGEGRSEDRSVRRAALEASLREVLFQIIKFVNEKKDHVPPITDGVMYFPYEITIPSLSASLIS; encoded by the exons ATGAACTGCGAAGTCTGTCAACTAAAAGAACTG GATGTGGAGCACTTCGAGATACGGGAAGTTCTTCGCT GCATACTACACACCATTGTATTTCATCGGGCTTTAGGTCTCGTAAGGCCTAAAGACATTGACTTGGAACTTTTTGAAATCACATAT GTCCAATGTGGGGATgtagaagttgaaaagaaacttGATGAGAAGATTGACCAGTTCATAAGTTGGGTCGAGAAACACCCAAACAAGAAACGTCAG GTGTGCATATCTTTCtatgaaaggaaaaacaaacaGCATCCGTGGTACAAAAAAATTGAACGATTATATTGGGAGCAGTGGCATGTAAATTTGAATGTGACACAGCATCCAAAGGCACATTCTAGCAAGTCTCATCATTCCAAAGTGGTTGTTGACCCAGGAG AGGGGAGATCAGAAGATAGAAGTGTGAGGAGGGCTGCACTGGAAGCTTCTCTTCGTgaggttttgtttcaaataataaaatttgtcAATGAGAAGAAGGATCACGTTCCCCCCATTACTGATGGCGTCATGTACTTTCCATATGAAATTACTATCCCAAG TCTTTCGGCTTCACTGATCAGTTGA
- the LOC120014564 gene encoding dof zinc finger protein DOF5.3-like, protein MIQELFGGHAAALIGGERKISINGSTLLEPAPSPSPNSPSPSSSTTPTNTTTRTTTATSSDRKESLRCPRCDSSNTKFCYYNNYNLTQPRHFCKTCRRYWTKGGALRNVPIGGGCRKNKNTNISPSISKSSSGKIKTLATDFGIRSASFGGFDYHHELASNPISFSSSQGSHHLLSLLRPNSNTNPNFVKEGGVMIGSHLMTAEPAVLNGQTLSLDTLGQVPSLALSSPYWKTNNQQQNGVISGHQAQNNSTGLQELYQRLRSSTSTGYYNGQSVPGVPSSVGSSSTSSYSSIFESTPAAATGNELGYWSNNQAFSSAWSDLPTTTNGAYP, encoded by the coding sequence ATGATCCAAGAACTCTTTGGAGGTCATGCAGCAGCCCTAATTGGTGGAGAGAGGAAAATCTCCATTAATGGATCAACCCTTTTGGAACCcgctccttctccttctcctaattcaccatctccatcttcttctACTACACCAACCAATACCACTACGCGTACCACTACTGCAACTTCTTCTGATCGGAAAGAGAGTTTGAGATGTCCGCGATGCGATTCTTCCAACACAAAGTTCTGTTACTACAACAACTACAACCTCACTCAGCCTCGGCACTTCTGCAAAACTTGTCGCCGGTACTGGACCAAAGGCGGCGCCCTCAGAAATGTTCCGATTGGAGGTGGATGCAGGAAGAACAAGAATACCAATATCTCACcatcaatttcaaaatcaagTTCTGGCAAGATTAAAACTTTGGCAACGGATTTTGGAATTAGATCAGCAAGCTTTGGCGGGTTTGATTATCACCACGAGCTCGCATCAAATCCGATTTCATTCTCTTCGTCGCAGGGTTCTCATCATCTTTTGAGCTTGTTAAGGCCAAACTCTAACACTAACCCTAATTTTGTGAAGGAGGGTGGTGTAATGATTGGATCTCATCTGATGACTGCAGAGCCTGCAGTGCTAAATGGTCAAACCCTAAGTTTGGATACTCTTGGTCAGGTTCCTTCTCTTGCTCTCTCTAGCCCTTATTGGAAGACCAACAATCAGCAACAAAATGGGGTTATAAGTGGTCATCAAGCTCAAAACAACAGTACTGGACTTCAAGAGCTTTATCAAAGGCTTAGGTCATCAACTAGTACTGGTTATTACAACGGTCAATCAGTACCAGGTGTTCCAAGTAGTGTGGGATCATCATCAACTTCTTCTTATTCATCAATTTTTGAATCAACTCCGGCTGCCGCTACTGGAAATGAATTAGGTTACTGGAGTAATAATCAAGCATTTTCATCAGCATGGTCTGATCttccaacaacaacaaatggTGCATATCCTTGA
- the LOC120015596 gene encoding probable disease resistance protein At5g66900, which produces MATSLMVDAATGLVFDQLFRTVSNIVQKPMMYSSNLERMKATLTSITSIAKEIDGFNKVLDRRKEEVEQLMTIIKEGEELVLKCAKIKRWNLYKKSRYADKLRELEEALVSFCQMAMQFQQTRDQKETLLEVKDLRMDLRRLSSKESNGGFCSQAGFMGMCNPTKQTESTIGLDVPLEELKWQLFKDGEQVIVVSAPGGSGKTTLAKMLCYDEDVKGKFQENIFFVNVSKSASLKAIIQKIFQHKGSQVPEFQCEEDAVNALEKLLNKTGPYPILLVLDDVWSGSEYIIDKLKLHITDYKILVTSRFVFPRFGSTYKLEKLNDECAMTLFRHSACLTDGSSPIPDEDLVNKIVKSCKGSPLVLSVVGRSLCGQPEAIWQSRVMEWSEGGSIFDSNCELLDRLQSSLDVLDNKRKACYLDLGAFSEYQMIPATSLIDMWYELYNLPGVHVIANLYDLSFRNLIDLFVTRKDDGDDSCYKDYFVRQHDLLRELAICRSILEPIERRERVFLDIGGDNTPDWWIERKQKLIHARLLSISTDETFLSTWCDIQGPEVVALVLNFRSQNYKLPEFIQKMDKLKALIITNYGVSASEISDLFVLGSLSNIKRIRLELVSLPSLSPIQLHNLQKLSLVMCNVGQAFRCCTFQMSHAFPNLVEVNFEYCNDLVEFPAGLCDLVHLKKLSITNCHKLSALPNEIGKLVNLEVLRLSSCIDLLELPDTIGSLSKLRVLDISDCLGIEELPTQIGDLHNLRKLHMIGCSSCKLPSTISSLGNLDLVTCDEETSFLWEAFMFRLAKLRIKVHKEDVNLDWLHNLRF; this is translated from the exons ATGGCAACTTCACTTATGGTGGATGCTGCGACAGGACTGGTGTTTGATCAGCTATTCAGAACCGTTTcgaacattgtacaaaaacccaTGATGTACAGCTCGAACTTGGAGCGTATGAAGGCGACTCTGACCTCGATTACTTCAATCGCAAAAGAAATCGATGGGTTTAACAAGGTTTTAGACCGTCGGAAGGAGGAAGTGGAGCAGTTAATGACGATAATAAAGGAAGGCGAGGAACTTGTTCTCAAGTGTGCGAAAATCAAACGGTGGAATTTGTATAAGAAGTCACGTTACGCTGACAAGCTTCGTGAGCTAGAAGAGGCATTGGTCAGTTTCTGTCAGATGGCTATGCAATTCCAACAAACAAGGGATCAAAAGGAGACACTGTTGGAGGTGAAAGATCTTCGTATGGATTTGAGGAGATTGAGCTCGAAAGAAAGCAATGGTGGGTTCTGTAGTCAGGCTGGGTTCATGGGTATGTGCAACCCCACTAAGCAAACTGAGTCTACAATAGGATTGGATGTGCCATTGGAGGAATTAAAGTGGCAGCTTTTCAAGGATGGGGAACAAGTGATTGTAGTGTCTGCTCCTGGAGGATCTGGAAAGACTACATTGGCTAAAATGCTGTGTTATGATGAAGACGTTAAAG GCAAATTCCAGGAGAACATCTTCTTTGTCAACGTCTCTAAATCAGCCAGCTTGAAGGCCATCATACAGAAAATATTCCAGCATAAGGGATCCCAAGTGCCCGAGTTTCAATGTGAAGAAGATGCAGTTAACGCCTTGGAAAAATTACTGAACAAAACTGGGCCGTACCCTATATTGTTGGTCTTGGATGATGTTTGGTCTGGATCAGAGTATATTATTGATAAGTTGAAGTTACACATAACAGATTACAAGATTCTAGTGACATCAAGATTTGTGTTTCCAAGATTTGGATCTACATATAAGTTGGAAAAGTTAAATGATGAATGCGCCATGACTCTTTTCCGTCATTCAGCATGCTTGACAGATGGAAGCTCTCCCATACCCGATGAAGATCTTGTAAATAAG ATAGTAAAAAGCTGCAAGGGATCCCCACTGGTCCTGAGTGTGGTTGGAAGATCCCTTTGTGGACAGCCTGAAGCAATATGGCAAAGCAGGGTGATGGAATGGTCTGAAGGTGGATCTATTTTTGATTCCAACTGTGAGTTGCTTGATCGTCTACAAAGTAGCTTGGATGTTTTGGATAATAAGCGGAAGGCATGTTACTTGGACCTGGGTGCATTTTCCGAATACCAAATGATTCCTGCCACATCCCTAATTGATATGTGGTATGAATTGTACAATCTACCTGGTGTTCATGTAATTGCTAACCTCTACGATCTTTCATTCCGGAATCTGATAGATCTTTTCGTCACAAG GAAAGATGATGGTGATGACAGCTGCTACAAGGACTACTTTGTCAGGCAGCATGATCTTCTAAGAGAGCTTGCTATCTGTCGAAGTATCTTAGAACCAATcgaaaggagggaaagagtatttctAGATATTGGTGGAGACAATACTCCTGATTGGTGGATAGAACGAAAGCAGAAGCTCATCCATGCCCGCCTACTGTCTATCTCTACAG ATGAAACATTCTTGTCAACTTGGTGTGACATACAAGGACCTGAAGTTGTGGCTCTAGTTCTTAATTTTAGGTCTCAGAACTACAAATTACCAGAGTTTATCCAAAAAATGGACAAACTGAAGGCTTTGATAATTACAAATTATGGTGTTTCCGCATCTGAAATAAGCGATCTTTTTGTTCTCGGTTCCCTCTCCAATATAAAGAGAATCAGACTGGAGCTGGTTTCACTCCCTTCCCTATCCCCTATACAACTGCATAATCTGCAAAAGCTATCCTTGGTCATGTGTAATGTTGGTCAAGCCTTCAGGTGCTGTACATTTCAGATGTCACATGCATTCCCAAATCTTGTCGAGGTCAACTTTGAGTATTGTAATGATCTTGTGGAATTTCCTGCTGGACTCTGTGATCTTGTCCACCTCAAGAAGCTCAGTATCACCAATTGTCATAAGCTGTCTGCACTGCCAAATGAAATTGGAAAGTTGGTGAACTTAGAAGTGTTAAGACTTAGTTCGTGTATTGATTTGTTGGAGTTGCCAGACACCATTGGAAGCCTTTCTAAGTTACGTGTTCTCGACATATCAGACTGCTTGGGCATCGAAGAACTGCCAACACAGATTGGAGATCTGCATAATTTGAGAAAGCTACACATGATAGGGTGCTCAAGTTGTAAGCTGCCATCGACAATCTCCAGTCTTGGAAATTTGGATCTTGTAACTTGCGACGAAGAAACATCCTTCTTGTGGGAAGCTTTCATGTTTCGCCTTGCAAAGTTGCGGATAAAGGTGCACAAGGAGGATGTGAACCTAGACTGGCTTCATAATCTTCGATTCTAA
- the LOC120014748 gene encoding pentatricopeptide repeat-containing protein At4g37170: protein MKFLNFRFIHFFVLRNNPTNRIASSSYSAQAYFHRPVIGKFFFKSNDKDDDFIKRLCRENKFKEAIDILCEQKRLNEAIQMLDRIGKPSALVYSTLIQFCSRNRALDAGKRVHEHFKVSGFVPGVIICNRLLNMYVKCDDLVGAQKLFDDMAERDLCSWNTMISGYAKEGLIEKARDLFEGMPERDNFSWTAMISGFVRCDRPNDALELYRTMQNFENSKSNKFTLSSALAAAAAISRLRIGKEIHGHITRMGLDSDEVVWSALSDMYGKCGSIEEARYIFDKMGERDVVTWTAMIDRYFQDGRREEGFELFSDLLRSGMRPNEFTFSGVLNACADIAAEELGGQVHGYMTRTGFDLFSFAAASLVHMYSKCGNIETAKRVFLGMPQPDLVSWTSLIAGCAHHGQPGEALPLFELLLHSGIKPDHITFVGVLSACTHAGLVDKGLQYFHSIKEKHGLAQTTDHYACIIDLLARSGRFVEAEDMISRMPLKPDRFLWASLLGGCRIHGNVELAKQAADALFEIEPENPATYVTMANIYATAGRWDEVAKIRRVMDERGVVKKPGVSWTEIKREVHVFLVGDTSHPNSKEIQEFLGKLSRRMKEEGFVPNTNFVLHDVEEEQKEQNLSYHSEKLAVAFAIIATPPGTPIKVFKNLRTCVDCHTAIKYISKITDRKIMVRDSNRFHCFENGNCSCREYW, encoded by the coding sequence ATGAAATTCCTTAATTTCagatttattcatttttttgttctccGAAACAATCCAACCAACAGAATAGCTTCATCTTCATACTCTGCTCAGGCTTACtttcacagacctgttattgggaagttttttttcaaatcgAACGACAAAGATGATGATTTCATAaaacgtctatgcagagaaaaTAAGTTCAAAGAAGCCATAGACATCTTATGCGAGCAGAAACGCTTGAATGAAGCGATCCAAATGCTTGATCGCATCGGAAAACCCTCCGCTTTGGTCTACTCGACTCTTATACAGTTTTGCAGTCGTAACCGAGCTCTCGACGCGGGTAAAAGGGTGCATGAGCACTTCAAAGTATCCGGGTTCGTGCCTGGTGTAATTATATGTAATCGTCTCCTTAACATGTATGTAAAATGCGACGATTTAGTGGGTgcccagaagttgtttgatgaTATGGCGGAAAGGGACCTCTGTTCTTGGAATACTATGATTTCTGGATATGCAAAAGAAGGGTTGATTGAGAAAGCAAGAGATTTGTTCGAAGGAATGCCTGAAAGAGACAATTTTTCTTGGACAGCAATGATATCTGGTTTTGTTCGATGTGACCGGCCAAATGATGCCTTAGAACTATATAGAACTatgcaaaattttgaaaattctaAGTCAAATAAGTTTACATTGTCTAGTGCCCTTGCTGCAGCAGCTGCGATTTCACGCTTACGTATAGGAAAGGAGATTCATGGTCATATAACACGCATGGGCTTGGATTCCGATGAGGTAGTTTGGAGTGCCTTATCGGATATGTATGGAAAATGTGGCAGTATAGAGGAAGCAAGATACATTTTTGACAAGATGGGGGAAAGGGACGTTGTTACATGGACAGCTATGATTGACAGATACTTTCAGGATGGGAGGAGGGAAGAGGGATTTGAACTGTTCTCAGATTTGTTGCGTTCTGGTATGAGGCCTAACGAGTTTACATTTTCTGGGGTATTAAATGCGTGCGCTGATATTGCTGCAGAAGAATTGGGGGGACAGGTTCATGGGTACATGACTAGAACTGGGTTTGATCTATTTTCATTTGCAGCTGCTTCCCTTGTCCATATGTATTCGAAGTGTGGGAACATAGAGACTGCAAAAAGGGTATTTCTAGGGATGCCTCAACCCGACTTGGTTTCCTGGACTTCCTTGATTGCAGGTTGCGCTCATCATGGGCAACCTGGTGAGGCTTTGCCGTTATTTGAGCTGCTACTCCATTCGGGTATTAAACCTGATCACATTACCTTTGTCGGGGTTCTTTCTGCTTGTACTCATGCTGGATTAGTTGATAAGGGGCTTCAATATTTTCACTCGATAAAGGAGAAACATGGGTTAGCACAGACGACAGATCATTATGCTTGTATAATTGATTTATTAGCCCGATCTGGCAGATTTGTTGAAGCTGAGGATATGATTAGCAGGATGCCACTGAAACCTGATAGATTTTTGTGGGCTTCCTTATTAGGTGGTTGTAGAATTCATGGAAATGTGGAACTTGCAAAACAAGCAGCAGATGCTTTATTTGAGATAGAACCCGAGAATCCAGCTACTTATGTTACAATGGCCAACATTTACGCCACTGCGGGTAGGTGGGATGAAGTAGCGAAAATTAGAAGAGTTATGGATGAGCGGGGAGTGGTAAAAAAACCAGGCGTGAGTTGGACTGAGATTAAGAGAGAGGTGCATGTATTCTTAGTGGGAGATACTTCCCACCCAAATTCCAAGGAAATACAGGAGTTTTTGGGAAAGCTTTCAAGAAGGATGAAGGAAGAGGGCTTTGTTCCTAACACCAATTTTGTGTTGCATGATGTGGAGGAGGAGCAAAAGGAGCAAAATCTTTCCTATCACAGTGAGAAGCTTGCTGTTGCTTTTGCAATCATTGCTACTCCTCCAGGGACACCAATCAAGGTTTTTAAGAATTTAAGGACTTGTGTAGACTGCCATACTGCTATCAAATATATCTCAAAGATTACTGATAGAAAAATAATGGTCAGGGATTCAAATAGGTTCCATTGTTTTGAGAATGGGAACTGTTCTTGTAGAGAATATTGGTGA